The following are encoded in a window of Ensifer adhaerens genomic DNA:
- a CDS encoding ABC transporter permease: MKQRSFSPIAEGPIPLMAPAAVFLAVFFLVPLAYVGWMSISQPVVGLQNFARLLHSSLFASVLYQTFRTAFLVTALALLFAYPLAYAAANGSKRFATFLLTVVALSFWTSYLVRTYAWMVILGNQGPVTALLTWLGFDPAPKLLFTTFSATLAMTHALIPFMTMSLFSVMKRIDPLYVRASESLGASPLRAFLAVYLPLSAPGIVNGCTLVFISCLGFYVMPVLLGSPRDQMIAGIIGDQIEQTLDFGLGSAISIVLLGLTLAVYALYNRFFGLDRLWAGGGR, encoded by the coding sequence ATGAAACAGAGATCGTTTTCGCCCATTGCGGAGGGGCCGATACCGCTGATGGCCCCGGCAGCGGTCTTCCTTGCGGTATTCTTCCTGGTGCCGCTTGCCTATGTGGGCTGGATGAGCATCTCGCAGCCGGTGGTCGGCCTGCAGAACTTCGCACGGCTTTTACATTCGAGCCTGTTTGCGTCCGTGCTCTATCAGACGTTCAGGACCGCCTTCCTGGTCACCGCTCTTGCGCTCCTCTTCGCCTATCCGCTCGCCTATGCTGCGGCCAACGGATCCAAACGCTTCGCCACCTTTCTCCTGACCGTGGTCGCCCTTTCTTTCTGGACGAGCTATCTCGTGCGCACCTATGCCTGGATGGTCATTCTCGGCAATCAGGGGCCGGTCACGGCACTCCTTACCTGGCTCGGCTTCGATCCTGCGCCGAAGCTACTCTTCACCACCTTCAGCGCAACGCTTGCCATGACCCATGCGCTCATTCCTTTCATGACCATGTCGCTGTTCTCGGTCATGAAGCGCATCGATCCTCTCTATGTTCGCGCTTCGGAAAGCCTCGGCGCGAGCCCGCTTCGTGCCTTCCTCGCAGTCTATCTGCCGCTTTCGGCACCGGGCATCGTCAACGGTTGCACGCTCGTCTTCATCTCCTGCCTCGGCTTCTACGTGATGCCCGTGCTGCTCGGCAGCCCGCGCGACCAGATGATCGCAGGTATCATCGGCGACCAGATCGAACAGACACTCGACTTCGGGCTTGGCTCGGCAATCTCGATCGTGTTGCTCGGCCTGACGCTCGCAGTTTACGCGCTCTACAACCGCTTCTTCGGACTTGACCGGCTATGGGCAGGAGGTGGCCGATGA
- a CDS encoding membrane dipeptidase, which produces MIIDALQCGHFDRSSFQALKRGGYSAVTPTLGFWEGTMESLDSLARWRDMERENADIILIARTAADIERAEQEGKLAVVLGYQNSNLFEDRIAYVEFFAELGVRVVQLTYNNQNELGGSCYEENDSGLARFGRDVVREMNRVGILVDLSHVGDKTTLDAIEWSQKPVAITHANAASLFEHKRNKSDRVIKALAARGGVIGCVAYRNITPASACATVDGWCEMVARTVDIAGVDHVGIGTDISHNHTQRDYDWMRKGRWTRSVQYGAGSAATPGAVPKPEWLLKPENLQDVAPALLRVGFNQEEVNKILRGNWLRLYGEVFRAD; this is translated from the coding sequence ATGATCATCGATGCTCTGCAATGCGGCCACTTTGACCGCTCGTCCTTCCAGGCCCTGAAACGCGGCGGCTACAGCGCCGTCACCCCGACGCTCGGCTTCTGGGAGGGGACAATGGAATCGCTCGATTCCCTTGCCCGCTGGCGCGACATGGAGCGTGAGAACGCCGACATCATCCTGATCGCCCGCACCGCCGCCGATATCGAGCGCGCCGAGCAGGAAGGAAAGCTCGCTGTTGTGCTCGGCTATCAGAACTCCAATCTCTTCGAAGACCGCATCGCCTATGTGGAGTTCTTTGCCGAACTTGGTGTGCGCGTTGTCCAGCTCACCTACAACAACCAGAACGAACTCGGTGGGTCCTGCTACGAGGAAAATGACAGCGGCCTGGCCCGGTTCGGCCGGGACGTCGTGCGCGAAATGAACCGGGTCGGCATACTGGTCGATCTGTCGCATGTCGGCGACAAGACGACGCTGGACGCGATCGAATGGTCGCAAAAGCCCGTGGCCATCACTCATGCCAACGCCGCCTCGCTCTTTGAGCACAAGCGCAACAAGTCCGACCGCGTAATCAAGGCGCTTGCCGCCCGCGGTGGTGTGATCGGTTGCGTAGCCTACCGCAACATCACGCCCGCCAGCGCCTGCGCCACGGTCGACGGCTGGTGCGAGATGGTGGCGCGAACGGTCGATATCGCGGGCGTCGACCACGTCGGCATCGGCACCGACATTTCCCACAACCACACCCAGCGTGACTACGACTGGATGCGAAAGGGCCGCTGGACACGATCCGTTCAGTACGGCGCGGGTTCGGCGGCCACGCCTGGAGCCGTGCCAAAGCCGGAATGGCTGCTGAAACCGGAAAACCTTCAGGACGTGGCGCCGGCGCTTCTTCGGGTCGGTTTCAATCAGGAAGAGGTGAACAAGATCCTCAGAGGCAACTGGCTGCGTCTTTACGGTGAGGTCTTCCGCGCCGACTGA
- a CDS encoding extracellular solute-binding protein yields MDTFKKASVIPMSRRAVLGAGLFGAAMLASPLVRRASAADNVLYVNTWGGDWEVSVKKFLFDPFTADTGIEIRTVSPISFAKLAAQKTTGVFEFDVTTLGVADVARANAAGLLETLGDHVDASKLWQGAIYENGLSTHGFATQLAFNKTKYPDGLKNWADFFNVEKFPGNRSLQRHAARVLAIALLADGVSPDQLFPYDLDRAFASLDKVKDNVRVWWTAGPQARQILTDGEVDMAGLWDSDAAGAKKASKEPIEIVWDQAIVDQACWIVAKDSPRAENGFKLISHIGQNAEGLAKFCIADQNGPMNPKSFDFIPAEVAKTMPTYPDHLARAVMLDGAKLTAQIDELSSRFESWVGL; encoded by the coding sequence ATGGACACGTTCAAGAAAGCATCGGTAATACCGATGTCGCGACGCGCAGTGCTCGGTGCTGGCCTTTTTGGGGCCGCCATGCTTGCCTCACCCCTCGTGCGCCGCGCAAGTGCTGCGGACAATGTACTTTATGTCAACACCTGGGGTGGCGACTGGGAAGTTTCCGTCAAGAAGTTCCTCTTCGATCCGTTCACGGCCGACACCGGCATCGAGATCCGCACGGTCTCGCCGATCTCATTCGCCAAGCTTGCTGCGCAAAAGACGACCGGCGTCTTTGAATTCGACGTCACGACACTGGGCGTGGCCGACGTCGCCCGTGCGAATGCAGCCGGCCTCTTGGAAACGCTCGGAGACCATGTCGATGCGTCCAAACTTTGGCAGGGCGCCATCTATGAGAACGGCCTCTCGACCCACGGCTTTGCCACGCAGCTCGCGTTCAACAAAACCAAGTACCCGGATGGTTTGAAGAACTGGGCCGACTTCTTCAACGTCGAGAAATTCCCGGGCAACCGCAGCCTGCAGCGCCACGCCGCCCGCGTTCTCGCAATCGCGTTGCTCGCCGACGGCGTTTCCCCGGATCAACTGTTCCCTTATGATCTCGACCGCGCTTTCGCATCGCTCGACAAGGTCAAGGACAACGTGCGTGTCTGGTGGACGGCAGGCCCGCAGGCCCGCCAGATCCTGACCGACGGCGAGGTCGACATGGCCGGCCTTTGGGACAGCGATGCCGCCGGCGCGAAGAAGGCTTCGAAAGAGCCGATTGAGATCGTCTGGGACCAGGCGATCGTCGACCAGGCGTGCTGGATCGTCGCCAAGGATAGCCCGCGTGCCGAAAACGGCTTCAAGCTGATCAGCCATATCGGCCAGAATGCCGAAGGCCTCGCGAAGTTCTGCATCGCCGACCAAAATGGCCCGATGAACCCGAAATCGTTCGATTTCATCCCAGCTGAGGTGGCCAAGACCATGCCGACTTATCCCGATCACCTCGCCCGCGCCGTCATGCTTGATGGCGCCAAGCTGACGGCACAGATCGACGAGTTGAGCAGCCGGTTCGAGAGCTGGGTCGGTCTTTGA